From Bombina bombina isolate aBomBom1 chromosome 1, aBomBom1.pri, whole genome shotgun sequence:
GCTAACCGCTTCTGATAgtgtatatgttgtatatacaaatTGTAGATGTGTGCTGTATCATTATCACAGTTATTTATTAACCAGCCGATATGGTGGAACCTAAcctgtcattttaaattttttagatgACTGTGACATCAAGGTACACATGGAAGGATTTAATTTTTCTCTTGTGGTGAACCCAGAAAACCATGTTAAAGAAGACCTGCAACAAGCCCAAGAGCTCATCCAAAAGCTGAGCCGTGCAGCCAAACTTATTAACAGAAACAAAACTATGCTGGAAGAAATGATCAACTCTTTGATGCGCAACAAGACAGAGATGGAAGACAAGATTGACACTCTTAATGTAGGTCACTTGGACCACATAAGATTTAGAGACAATCTGGTAGCAAATTTCCAAAATATAAATAAAGCTAAACAGTTGTCCAAGGAGTACGAGGAAGAAGCAAATAAAGTTCTTAAAGAAATTGCCAACCTATCTGGCTCCGCAGATTGATGGACTCTTCCAAAATCTCACAAGCAGTGTGTATGCTTCAGTTCACTGTATCATGGTTTTTCAATATCTAGACAAAGAGATTAAGCTAAATGAAGAAAAGATTCTGACTTATATGTCATTTGAGTTATATGTCCATCTTAGTAAAGAATCCCATTTTTGATAATATCTCCATAGTTCTAAGACCCTATATTGAGCAAACCTGTTTTATTAAGCACCACCCTTGCGACTTCTGCTTTCTAAAAGATCACTAGTTTATATCTAAGAAAGCAACATCTTTTAGACATCAAATTGACTAAACTATAATGAAGTCTTAGAGCTTTCAAGAAAATAAATGAGGGTATGAAGCAGTCGTGTACTGTGCAATTTGTATTCTTTCCTGTAActttctcaggcctagatttagagttcggcggtaaaagggctgttaacgctccgcgggtttttttctggccgcaccataaatttaactctggtatcgagagttcaaacaaatgctgcgttaggctccaaaaaaggagcgtagagcatttttaccgcaaatgcaactctcgataccagagttgcttacggacgcggccggcctcaaaaacgtgctcgtgcacgattctcccataggaaacaatggggctgtttgagctgaaaaaaaacctaacacctgcaaaaaagcagcgttcagctcctaacgcagccccattgtttgctatgcggtaacccttcctacgtctgcacttaacactctaacatgtaccccgagtctaaacacccctacccttacacttattaacccctattctgccgcccccgctatcgctgacccctgcattacacttttaacccctaatctgccgctccgtaaaccgccgccacctacgttatccttatgtacccctaatctgctgccctaacatcgccgacccctatgttatatttattaacccctaatctgccccccacaacgtcgccgacacctacctacacttattaacccctaatctgccgaccggacctgagcgctactataataaagttattaacccctaatccgcctcactaaccctatcataaatagtattaacccctaatctgccctccctaacatcgccgacacctaccttcaattattaacccctaatctgccgaccggagctcaccgctattctaataaatgtattaacccctaaagctaagtctaaccctaacactaacacccccctaagttaaatataatttttatctaacgaaataaattaactcttattaaataaatgattcctatttaaagctaaatacttacctgtaaaataaatcctaatatagctacaatataaattacatttatattatagctattttaggattaatatttattttacaggtaactttgtatttattttaaccaggtacaatagctattaaatagttaagaactatttaatagttacctagttaaaataattacaaatttacctgtaaaataaatcctaacctaagatataattaaacctaacacgaccctatcaataaaataattaaataaactacctacaattacctacaattaacctaacactacactatcaataaattaattaaacacaattgctacaaataaatacaattaaataaactatctaaagtacaaaaaataaaaaagaactaagttacagaaaataaaaaaatatttacaaacataagaaaaatattacaacaattttaaactaattacacctactctaagccccctaataaaataacaaagacccccaaaataaaaaattccttaccctattctaaatttaaaaagttacaagctcttttaccttaccagccctgaacagggccctttgcggggcatgccccaagaatttcagctcttttgcctgtaaaaaaaaacatacaataccccccccccaacattacaacccaccacccacatacccctaatctaacccaaaccccccttaaataaacctaacactaagcccctgatgatcttcctaccttgtcttcaccatgccaggttcaccgatccgtcctggctccaagatcttcatccaacccaagcaggggctagacatccactgaagaagtccagaagagggtccaaagtcttcctcctatccggcaagaagaggacatccggaccggcaaacatcttctccaagcggcatcttctatgttcttccatccgatgacgaccggctccatcttgaagacctccagcgcggatccatcctcttcttccgacgactagacgacgaatgacggttcctttaagggacgtcatccaagatggcgtccctcgaattccgattggctgataggattctatcagccaatcggaattaaggtaggaattttctgattggctgatggaatcagccaatcagaatcaagatcaatccgattggctgatccaatcagccaatcagattgagctcgcattctattggctgatcggaacagccaatagaatgtgagctcaatctgattggctgattggatcagccaatcggattgatcttgattctgattggctgattccatcagccaatcagaaaattcctaccttaattccgattggctgatagaatcctatcagccaatcggaattcgagggacgccatcttggatgacgtcccttaaaggaaccgtcattcgtcgtctagtcgtcggaagaagaggatggatccgcgctggaggtcttcaagatggagccggtcgtcatcggatggaagaacatagaagatgccgcttggagaagatgtttgccggtccggatgtcctcttcttgccggataggaggaagactttggaccctcttctggacttcttcagtggatgtctagcccctgcttgggttggatgaagatcttggagccaggacggatcggtgaacctggcatggtgaagacaaggtaggaagatcatcaggggcttagtgttaggtttatttaaggggggtttgggttagattaggggtatgtgggtggtgggttgtaatgttgggggggggggtattgtatgtttttttttacaggcaaaagagctgaaattcttggggcatgccccgcaaagggccctgttcagggctggtaaggtaaaagagcttgtaactttttaaatttagaatagggtaaggaattttttattttgggggtctttgttattttattagggggcttagagtaggtgtaattagtttaaaattgttgtaatatttttcttatgtttgtaaatattttttttttttctgtaacttagttcttttttattttttgtactttagatagtttatttaattgtatttatttgtagcaattgtgtttaattaatttattgatagtgtagtgttaggttaattgtaggtaattgtaggtagtttatttaattattttattgatagggtagtgttaggtttaattatatcttaggttaggatttattttacaggtaaatttgtaattattttaactaggtaactattaaatagttcttaactatttaatagctattgtacctggttaaaataaatacaaagttacctgtaaaataaatattaatcctaaaatagctataatataaatgtaatttatattgtagctatattaggatttattttacaggtaagtatttagctttaaataggaatcatttatttaataagagttaatttatttcgttagataaaaattatatttaacttaggggggtgttagtgttagggttagacttagctttaggggttaatacatttattagaatagcggtgagctccggtcggcagattaggggttaataattgaaggtaggtgtcggcgatgttagggagggcagattaggggttaatactatttatgatagggttagtgaggcggattaggggttaataactttattatagtagcgctcaggtccgctcggcagattaggggttaataagtgtaggcaggtgtcggcgacgttgcggggggcagattaggggttaataaatataacataggggtcggcgatgttaggggcagaagattaggggtacatagggataacgtaggtggcggcgatttgcggtcggaagattaggggttaattattttaagtagcttgcggcgacgttgtgtggggcaagttaggggttaataaatataatataggggtcggcggggttaggggcagcagattaggggtacataagtataacgtaggtggcggtcggcagattaggggttaaaaattttaatcgagtggcggcgatgtggggggagctcggtttaggggtacataggtagtttatgggtgttagtgtactttagggtacagtagttaagagctttataaaccggcgttagccagaaagctcttaactcctgcttttttcaggcggctggaatcttgtcgttagagctctaacgctcactgcagaaacgactctaaataccagcgttagaaagatcccattgaaaagataggctacgcaaatggcgtagggggatctgcggtatggaaaagtcgcggctgtaaagtgagcgttagaccctttaatcactgactccaaataccagcgggcggccaaaaccagcgttaggagcctctaacgctggttttgacggctaccgccgaactctaaatctaggcctcagagatTTAAAATATTTGCTTATATATTTCATAAGATCTTAATGTGTAACAGACTCAGtgcaaaaaaaagagaaataaattatcTAACAAATATTATGGACATTATGGTCTAAATTCAAAGCAGAGTGAATTACACATTTATTGGCgtgcattacaagtggctggttattgctatcacgagcttgcggtagcaattagcgctcagaaaattagctAGAGGTCAGACctcctggttaattttcaaaataacccccaattgcctcaaaaataaagaatattctttcttttttttaatttaaaaaacaaaaagtagcatttaaaaaaaaaaaaaaaaaaaaagcagttatcaggggttaaagttggcaggtgcgaagtgttagaaaaaaaaatggtactgaaaagtgcctttacatagcggtctatgggaactgtgtgttccctgtaaatgtatatgtatatgcttatatacatatatatttatgtgttaatatgtgtatatacacatattaacacacacatatatatgtatatattcatatacatatatatttacaatctgttgcccattgctgcacgacttaccctattcactgcgctagttctccaGCTATGTCTGACTGCAtgggaacgaggctcccattggagcctatggatagGGTTGCTACCtgtccttcacaaaaatactggacaatctgttgtTGACTCAAAACTGAGAAGTAAATTTACCCATTGGttaccagtaacatacaaatacattatattacCTCTTTAACTGCCAGTAACATGTAAACAGTAGTGATTTAATCCAATTGAATTCACTCTTTATGCTCTATAAGTGTAATGCATTAAAGGATTTAGGAGACTTTTATATTTCACTAACACTCAGAGACTTTTTATGTGTCCAGTATTTTGCATACATTTTACAAGACAGCTtggtaaaatactggactgtcaggatgaatactggacacctggcaaccctacctatggaagcatgctctggtgaggttgcgttcgcattgcgcctaacttactaataccagtgcacatttgcgtggtctggtattactaagtggattgCAAATATCATTTTCAtggaagcgatatttagcactccacttataatctagccctatatctttaAAACATAGGGAGATTTTAAAATCTAACAGTTATAAAACAACAATCATGAAATACAGGGGGGGTTTGGAATCCTGATGTGAAAATGACAGATGTTCGGTAGCAATCCTTTGTATATTTTGCTACTGTTAGAGTACATATTTCATTGTTAGTTTCTGGACTTTTTACAGAGAGTTTCCATACTGTCTGGAATTTGCAGGAACTTTCAGACTTTTTTGTTATATCAATTAAATAGTATTTTATGGCCCATGTGTCTTCACAGtaggcaaaagtcttgtaaaaatcACATTGATGTAGTGAACTGTGCATTCTTCGGGCTACGAACATACAAAAAAGAGAAATTCACCAACACATATATGAAGAACAACACAACAAACAACACTATTATGGGCTCAAATTATTCTTATTGTTAGTGAGTCATGGAACAACATAAATCCAGGTGggctccaactttttttttttatggaacatGATGTGTAACTGGAAAATGTATAAAGAAGAATGTAATGTTTGTAGAtttactgagtttagaaatacacacacTGAATCATAGGGACACCCAGCTTTGTAGTAAAAAAAATgcttagtaacacacacacacacacacacaggttcattgggacaaaaacaaaacaaagaaaagtttCCATAGTTACACAAAAATATCTTCACAAGTGATAAGGATCCATGGTAATACAATAAAACAGAACATTTATGAGCATCCACATTTGTTTCTATTGGTAACAAAGGTTGtctatctttaaagggataatctagtcaaaattaaatgttcatgattcagataaagcatacaattttaaccaactttctaatttacttctattatcaatttgtattcgttctcttggtatctttatttgaaaaagcaagaatgtaagcataggagtcggaccatttttggttaagcacctgggtagcactttctgattggtgtttgaaatgtagccaccaatcagcaagcgctacccaggttctgaaccaaaaatgggctcgctcctaagcttacatttaaataaagataccaagagaacgaagaaaaattgataataggagtaaattagaaagttgcttaaaattgcatgctcaatcagaatcatgaaagtttaatttctttcatgtaattggcaagagtccatgagctagtgacgtatgggatatacaatcctaccaggaggggcaaagttcccaaacctcaaaatgcctataaatacacccctcaccacacccacaattcagttgtacaaactttgcctcctatggaggtggtgaagtaagtttgtgcttgattttctttgttgatatgcgcttctcagcattctgaagcccgattcctcttagagtacagtgaatgttagagggatgtgaagggagtatcacctattgaattctatggttttccttgcgggaaattttttcatatgttctctgttatcggtcgtagagattcatctcctatgtcccttttcagattgacgatatactctcatattccattacctctactgtttcagtactggtttggctatctgctatatgtggatgggtgtctttcggtaagtatgtttttatttcttaaagacactctcagtTTTGGCACTTTACGTATTaatgtaaatttctaaatatatgtatttagaaaaaatccccaatgttgatggggataattctactcttgccaaacgtactactatccttatggaagatagtacttcttttaaggatcctttagataggaaacttgaatcttatctaaggaaagcttatttattttctggctatcttcccaggcctgcaatttctatagctggtgttgcagctgcatcaaccttctggttggaaagcttagcgcaacaggaaatggattctgatttttctagca
This genomic window contains:
- the LOC128653703 gene encoding uncharacterized protein LOC128653703, with translation MSVFSCWGCCVEASKEEREPIAQARPLKTSKELSKGETLLIRNVNVTDIDQTFTNVAVAYNEQVEHCRTINDCISGLADISCSEPSLSSCLRRLQERHDDCDIKVHMEGFNFSLVVNPENHVKEDLQQAQELIQKLSRAAKLINRNKTMLEEMINSLMRNKTEMEDKIDTLNVGHLDHIRFRDNLVANFQNINKAKQLSKEYEEEANKVLKEIANLSGSAD